A region of bacterium DNA encodes the following proteins:
- the lpdA gene encoding dihydrolipoyl dehydrogenase, whose protein sequence is MNDYKIVIIGCGPGGYVAAIRAAQLGAKVCVIEQDEVGGTCLNRGCIPTKTLIATTQLLDKLHQADELGIEIQGIVRPNYAKMLARKNKVVAINVGGIKSLFKSYQIELIKGTGKLLNPHQIQITLPDGTITQITTDNIIIATGSRPADLPNLTLDGNNIISSDIALNFSGLPKSMLIVGAGVIGCEFAFLFQTLGVQITAVELMPRPLPNEDEEISQLIERQFQKRKIPLFTATQVSTFTKLENGLLRVQLSNGITIEVEKILVSVGRKVNVDNLGLAELGIQQNEKGAIIVNDKMETNIPGIYAIGDVIGKLMLAHIASREGIVAAENAIGGHRTMDYRVTPWGIFTNPEIGRVGLTEKEAIEQGYQVKIGRFPLRALGKAHAVNEIDGLVKIIADATSDKILGVHICSAHATELIHETALAMQLNATATDLSRLIHTHPTFAEAISESAHDVHNQAIHLPKK, encoded by the coding sequence ATGAACGATTATAAAATAGTTATTATCGGTTGTGGTCCTGGAGGGTATGTCGCAGCGATTCGTGCAGCACAACTAGGTGCAAAAGTCTGCGTTATCGAACAAGATGAAGTTGGTGGAACGTGTCTTAATCGGGGTTGTATTCCAACCAAAACTCTGATAGCGACAACGCAATTGCTGGATAAACTGCACCAAGCGGATGAATTAGGTATTGAAATCCAAGGTATTGTCCGTCCGAATTATGCGAAAATGTTAGCACGGAAAAACAAAGTCGTCGCGATTAACGTTGGCGGGATTAAATCGTTATTTAAAAGTTATCAGATTGAGTTAATTAAAGGAACTGGGAAACTACTCAATCCGCATCAAATTCAAATCACCCTACCCGACGGAACAATTACCCAAATTACTACTGATAACATTATCATTGCGACCGGTTCTCGCCCAGCTGATTTGCCGAATCTCACCCTTGATGGAAATAATATTATCTCTAGCGATATTGCATTAAATTTTTCTGGATTGCCAAAAAGCATGTTGATTGTCGGCGCAGGAGTTATCGGTTGCGAATTTGCGTTTCTTTTCCAGACATTAGGCGTCCAAATAACTGCTGTCGAATTGATGCCACGCCCATTACCAAATGAAGATGAGGAAATCAGTCAGCTTATCGAACGGCAGTTTCAAAAAAGGAAAATTCCTTTATTCACTGCCACCCAAGTTAGCACATTCACTAAACTAGAAAATGGCCTATTGCGAGTGCAATTATCGAACGGCATAACGATTGAAGTCGAAAAAATCCTCGTTAGCGTCGGTCGAAAAGTTAATGTGGATAATCTCGGACTCGCGGAACTTGGAATTCAGCAGAACGAAAAAGGTGCGATTATTGTTAACGATAAAATGGAAACGAATATTCCAGGAATCTATGCTATCGGCGATGTTATTGGAAAACTAATGTTAGCGCATATAGCGTCTAGGGAAGGGATCGTTGCTGCGGAAAATGCTATCGGCGGGCATCGAACGATGGATTATCGCGTTACTCCATGGGGAATATTCACTAATCCGGAAATCGGTAGAGTCGGTTTAACGGAAAAAGAAGCGATAGAACAAGGGTATCAGGTAAAAATCGGTAGATTCCCATTGCGCGCACTCGGAAAAGCGCATGCGGTTAATGAAATTGATGGACTAGTGAAAATCATTGCAGATGCGACTTCGGATAAAATTCTGGGCGTCCATATTTGCAGCGCGCACGCTACTGAATTGATTCACGAAACGGCATTAGCTATGCAGCTTAATGCGACTGCAACCGACCTCAGTAGATTAATTCATACGCATCCGACGTTCGCAGAAGCGATTAGCGAATCTGCTCATGATGTCCACAATCAAGCAATCCATCTGCCTAAAAAGTAG